A stretch of Paenibacillus sp. URB8-2 DNA encodes these proteins:
- the minD gene encoding septum site-determining protein MinD has product MGEAIVVTSGKGGVGKTTTTANIGTALALQGKKVCLVDTDIGLRNLDVVMGLENRIIYDLVDVAEGRCRLGQALVKDKRFDELYMLPAAQTKDKTSVTPEQVRDIVLELKKEYEYILIDCPAGIEHGFRNAIAGADKAIVVTTPEHAAVRDADRVIGLLEQSEVQSPKLVVNRIRPGLIKSGDMLEVEDILQVLNIDLLGIVPDDELVIKAANLGEPTVMNPDSGAAIAYRNIARRILGDAVPLMQLDRKPGTFKKLKKFFGLG; this is encoded by the coding sequence ATGGGAGAAGCGATCGTTGTTACCTCCGGCAAAGGCGGCGTGGGCAAGACGACCACAACGGCCAATATTGGAACCGCGCTTGCGCTGCAGGGAAAAAAAGTATGTCTCGTTGATACCGACATCGGGCTGAGAAACCTGGATGTCGTTATGGGACTCGAAAATCGAATCATTTACGATTTGGTGGATGTAGCCGAAGGCCGCTGCCGTCTCGGGCAGGCTTTGGTCAAAGACAAGCGGTTTGACGAGCTGTATATGCTGCCGGCCGCGCAGACAAAGGACAAAACTTCAGTCACCCCGGAACAGGTCAGAGACATCGTGCTGGAGTTGAAGAAAGAGTATGAATATATTCTGATCGATTGCCCTGCTGGGATCGAGCACGGCTTCCGCAACGCGATCGCCGGCGCCGACAAGGCGATTGTCGTGACGACGCCTGAGCATGCGGCCGTGCGCGATGCCGACCGTGTGATCGGACTGCTGGAGCAGTCCGAAGTGCAGTCGCCCAAGCTGGTCGTCAACCGCATCCGGCCTGGACTTATTAAATCCGGCGACATGCTGGAAGTCGAGGATATTCTGCAGGTGCTCAATATCGACCTTCTTGGGATCGTGCCGGATGACGAACTGGTGATCAAGGCCGCCAACCTCGGAGAGCCGACGGTTATGAATCCGGATTCGGGCGCAGCCATCGCCTACCGTAACATTGCCCGCCGCATATTGGGCGACGCGGTACCGCTCATGCAGCTGGACCGCAAGCCTGGCACATTCAAGAAGCTGAAGAAATTTTTCGGTCTGGGCTAA